The genome window GATGTGGTGGTGTGGTTGGCGGAGTCAGGGAGCTGGGCCAGCCATAGGCTAGGTTGCACGGAAACGGGAGGCGGGAGCGTTTCCCCGTTCCGGAAACGTTTCCTTGCCGGAAACGTTAGGACACGGCGAGGAAACGTCTTCGGGCCGTTTCGGTAATTCCTTGAAATCGGAAACGCGTTTCCTTCGCCGGACACGcgtttcttcaaaaaaaaaacaaaaaaagtcgCACCTCCGGGAAGAAAGGAGAAGGCAAagacaaaagaagaagaagaagaagaagaagaagaggagaaggagGAGGAGTACCTGGTGTTGCAGCAACGTGCCGGCGATGGGAGGCGACTGGTCTCTGCTTCCTTCCCCATCCGATGCTGCTCTGCCAATCAGCGTCCCTTGCCGTTGGCGCTACTCCTTCTTCATGGCTCTGCTCCTTGCCCGAATCTcctgtttgaatttttttttttattattttctttttcaatttttactGTATTAAAACTCTCAaccttttatttttaatattttaatattaattttattatactatatatttattatttcaattatttataattataaatatataaataatctaattaattaattttattttttttttattttaatatttaaatttattattattaaaatttttaaatatatatatattatttatttataaatatatctctatattttttatatttatgcgtttcttcatattttcattctctatattttttaaaatgctaTTTTTTAGTGTCTGTTTCCGCATTTTTCCGTACGTATTTCGGATTCCATTGCTACATAGGCCATAGGTCGGGTCTGGGACGAGGAAACGCTGAGAGGGAGAAAGGAGAGCTGGGTTTGTAGAAAGAGGAGGAAGTAAAGGAAGggctgtggtggtggtggtggagagAGAGGGGGAAGAACTGAGGAGAGAGAGTGTAGTGATGGCACGGAAACATGGAAGATTATAGAATACACGTAGACAAAAGCAGTGCTTCTCTCTTCCTTAGAGAAGTGTGGCTCTTCATAGGATGGAGAATAGACGGTATATAATTGTAAGCGGTAACATGCATACTGAATatatttgataattttttaaaaatatttgatataaattttaaaaaataactgaattattattattattatcattttattatttttttaactagATTATTATTTCTCTATCTTCTTCCTTTGAATTTGGAGTTCTATAATTCTATGATAATAATATCTTCTTGCATTGCATCTTTTGGATTTTGGTTGGACATTTCTAAATTATCTTTATTTTTTGGCCTTCTCCctccatgaaaaataaaatttttgtgcTCTGAAACAGCACCATCAATATTTTTttagactaatgagggaaattttTAATGCTCATAgcatctattttaattttttctcaTAAGATTTTGAGTGAAAATCCTAAGTTTATGAATGGAGATAGCTATTCATTGTATAATTGTTcaataaaaaatatgaaataaatattcaatttttaaattACTAGTTCAATGAAAAATctgatataaaataaaaatacacaaatggctaaatcaataaaattatgaGAAATATGAAATCAGAATATGTTTTATTGTTGCAAATCAAATGATAAAAAGGACTTATTGTTATTGTTACAGATTATTGAATCCCTCAAGTATTAGAAAAATACAGACTTAAAAATCAACAGGAATTGTTATTTCTTCAATCCTCTAAGGCATTCCTCCAGTTCTTGCAAGTTTGCTCTTAATACAAGGTGACAAGAGTAGCTCATTTGTGAAGCATACACCCATCAAAAGTCCAACAAATGTTAGGAATTGCCAGAAGGCCAAAAAAAATTGATTAGCGTACATTAGAGGCGACTGCTCTAGCCCAATACTTGAGTTGTGCCTTCATTTCTTGTGCTGAATTTTTGGGAGCCCAAATGGGAATTGGAGGTGCACAACTTTGCTTTTGCAGATGCCATGCCTTAGAAAGATGAGGTCTCCTCCTCACTTTGTCATGGTCTTGATGATCTTGGTTTTTTTTTTGCTCGTCTTGCAAACCAGGGAGAATTCCAGCCTCACTTGGGTTTAGGTCTTGTTTGTTAAATGTGAATCCCAAGTCCTTGAACCCTTGCACTTCTTGAGATTCAATATTACTTAGGCTTCTCTGTATATTTCTTTGGTTAGAACATCCAAGATTCCTCTTTTGTTTAGAGTTAGCATTAACTGTGTCAATGGTTTGCATCTTCCAGTTTCTTGGTGGGCTGTACCTTGGCATGCTGGAACTTTGTATCATACCCTGCATTCAAAGTGTTTGAATTAATTGCTTGAAGAATAAAACTGAGTATGGGATTAAAACTGCATATGGGATCAATTATCCTCCTACACAATAAATAGATACTCCATTGAGTCAGTGATTCATTCTTATTAAAACAAAATCGAAGTTACCCGATTCATTAATGAATATCTAAAATTCACCTATAGATTTAGCAACATAAAGTAAATTAAGCCTGTCAATTTGCAATACAAAGCAACAAATTATAGCATTCAAAAAAAGGCCTCCAAATTTTAAAGTGCTGAGAACTACAAGTTTTGGGAGGTACCTTTGAAGTATGACGAGGAGACATTGCTTGGCGAATCAATCTGCTCATTGTAATGTTATCatcattctcttcttcttcttctacttctTTCCTACCTATACAAGGGGGTAGAGATGGTGTTCTAAGTAATTTGTGCTTTGATGGTTGCCCTGTGATCACTTTGCTCCTTCTATTCTCTTGAATACCTTCTGCACAAGTAGTTGGTTTGATAGGCTGTTGTACCGAAGCTTTATCTGATAATTGCCTGCAGGTCGGCtgtttctcttcaattttctcttctcTCCAGCCTATACAAGGCAGCAATGATGGTTCACGAATCGAATTACCTACAACTTTCCCTATGCATGGATTGTTCTCTGCTAAAATTGCTTGATCAAAGTTTGGAGTAGGATCAGAGTAGCACCTCAGCATTAAAGATGATCTTGGTTTCCTGGTGAGCAGTTTCCCAAAGAACCAACCCTCCTCCAAAAGCTGGTGAACACCATCCACCTTTACATCCCTACTAGAGGATGTCTCAAAAGGGTCATCATCAAAACAATCCATTGTTGTTTTTTGCACAATTTCTGAATCTACTGCACAGAACGAAACACATGGGATAGTTGGTTCTTGtgatatatttttctttatattctGCTATCTACTGGAAGCCGCTGCACAACAAATGGGGGATTGACTTGGGAGGCTCATGTGGGGCAGGAGACCCATGTGCATGTAGCTCATAATGCATAGCAAtctcttatttttaatttgagcAATGGACAGACTAAGGGCTCGGACTAGAGATttcaatattagaaattaaagtaTGAAAGTGAACTTGTGAGAATGCGTCTGAAACAGCGGTGTAGAAATTGAATCGTAACAACTCAGAGATATGAGCATTGGGATTGGATTAGGTGAGACAGGGCTGATTGCTTAGCCGCAAGACCATGTCATTCCAGCACATTCCCCATGTGATTGTCTTTTGTTTATGATGCAACCGAAAAGTGTTCTGTGCATTGTTTTTCTTCTCAGCTGTTCTGTGGTGTGACAGCTAAGGTTATGACTGGCTAGGCCTTGGACATTATTGAGGAGAAagatgccaaaatggattttcttTCTATATTTAGGGAGCACATTTTATTTATTGCGTGCAAGAAAATTTTTCATTTTACTGgaaaattaataacaaattatAACAGCATCTTATGTTCATGATTAATTAAGATTTAGCTCAAAAAAAATATATCGTTGCAAAATTTAAACTCCTGAAATTGGATTTTAgccataaaatataaagaaaatttagCTCATTCTAGACTCATTAGGTCAGGACAACAGAACATTTCAGTTTGAAACCTCCTTTTCCGTCGGCTTTAGATTGTATATTTGCAATTTCTTTAACCATAAATAGCAGCTACTGGGAACGAAGAAGCTTTAAAATCTAAAACAAACCCAAGAAAAAGAAAATCCTGGGCTCTATAGATATGGGCTTCTATTACATTTTTGCCGGTTAAAGTTTTTTGAAGTCAGGCCGCGCTGGCCATAATATGAATATGGTGTTgtgacttgtatttttttttttttaatctattcatatatatatttatatatatatatataaagctgataagtttttttttttataaggtaTAGATTTATTTCCTTATCgttaatatattttttcaaaatattattaatatttataaaaatactatttaagtatattatatttatttaatatattattagtataaaaaatttaaaattttaaaactgcAAAAATGATCATGCTATTCAattatcttaaattattttatatttttaattaatttttttattatattactacatttttattataaaattttcattaaaaaattatagagataaaaattttaagtcactataaaaaatactaaaaataaattatagaataacaataaatttaaaatattattttattttcatatattaaaattaaaaatatataaattaaaattatttatatatttaaattattattacctACATGCACTAGTATGAGTGTGTGTATATATTGCACCCATGATGCTACCGCAACCTTTTATACAGGATGAGTATGATTTTTTGAAAAAATACTGTCATATATCACTATTTATAAAAGTTGTGTGTTTTCTTTTATGctaattatttattatctttttatttttttaaaaattgttattattttaatttttataatttaaataattatttttttcaaaaatttattgTCAAAAACCAAGGATTTTGAGTTTGAATATGTtacttaaatatttattatatttataatttcatttacataaatataatattttaatttatacttcacatgtattttatttttaattgatgaaatatttttattttttataaaaaattaattattataacttGTTTCATATTAATCAAatgataaatataaattttatattattattccaTTTTAAATGTGATTTAACTTTTTGAAAGAATTTtacattattgttattataatttCTCCTTAAATGTCTTTTATATTAAACATATTTATCTATAATTAATGTAAAGTTTACATAGTATTATTTGAATAATCCCGTATTAttcattgattttaattttttaaatggaaacatatttttttgttttattttaatttttacttatattttttttataattatttgaaaTGTAAGTTTTTGCTAATaatgatttattttaatattttatatatttttaattcattttacatatgtcttttaataatttgtgtaattttttttaaattcaaaaaattaatttgtGTAATATTGaacttatatttttttaattataactggttaatattaattttaaatataaatatattaataatttaaatattaaaattaaaaaataataaactcATGTGCGGGCATTTAACTAGCGCGTAAATAAAATAGCTTAGAAAGCACCCTTGGTTTCCGTCATTCTACTTGAGTTGAGCATGCAGAGGAGAACAAAAACACAGGTCATGGAGCTGCGATTCTCAAAGCCCCAGGCCTCCAAGGTCGACGGGCGTACCTGTCCTGGAATTCTCTTGATACTCCAACTCATTACTCTGCCTTCTTCATTACTAGCAATATTACCCAGATTGTTCTTGGAGTCAAATGCGGCATCAAAATTAACTTTGAGAAAACCTGATGGGGGTGGATTCCATTGCAGAGGGGGATAGATTTGAGGAGTGGAGGTCTGCTGTTGGATGATGAAAGCATTTCGTGCTTAAATTTCCATAGTTGCCAGGAAATGAACACCACTTGTGCAAGCATCGGCATGCCTCCTTCACCTATCCATGCTAATATCTCCTTCTAGCATTGAACCATATTATGTCCTTGAATCAGCCGTGAACGAATACAGAAACCAAAACTCCACCATACTGCTGCCGCAAAGAGGCAGTGAAAGAGCACATGCTCAGTAGATTCCCTTAGCCCACTCGCCTGGCATTTGTCTTCCATATTTGGGAATCGGGCTGACAAATTGGAAGGTTTCCTTTTAACGCTTGCCATAAAAATTTTTAGTTTCCCGGCACTGGGATAGCCCATATTCTTCTCCAAAAACTCTGGTCTTACTCTAACAGCCGAATTGGAAGCATCTCGACTTGCAAATTTACAAGCCAAATCGTATCCCGTTTCACGGAATATCTCCCTCCCtttccttttatttattattatttttttattttatctcagATCTGCAAAGACAacgaaagaaattaaaaaaagaaaataagagaaagaaaaagaaaattaaagaatgttatttagataaattattaaaataaaagataaatataaattttattcttaTGGCTATTGTATTATAGAATTAtatttaagtattttaatataaataaaacacATTTCATTTTTCTCTATCTCCCAccgatttaaaaaaaatatatatattttaaattaattacaaagaGTTAATAATTTCTCATTCTTCATCTCCTCCATTCTTTCATTTCCCTCAACCGAAACAAAATGCTCGGTTAGCCTCCCTCCCTAACATACTGATAGGCAACCCCAGAATTATGTTTGCATCATCTCTGTGTCTCACAAGTCCTGAATTCCACGAGCACCAATCCCCTTGTTGTAAGATTTTCGGCTCCTCTATGCCTATGATAGATTGCTACCTACCTCCACATGCCAAAAAGACGAGAACCTtgccatttatatatatatatataaactatttAAAAAGTGTTACATGCTCTTAAAATAatctaaaatatattattaatataaaatatattaaatttcacaaattaataaataaaatttataaatttttatgcattaaaatatgtttaaatatattataaatataaaaaattcaaaactttTCGGTATATCTCCCACACACTGATGAGAAATTGTAAcactcttaatttttaaatttattattttattgataaatattaatattttattttatttaaattttgagaaattatttaaaatttttcgaattttagaaattggattcgattttccgaaaatataaaattttgatgatttttaaaaattaatttaaagaccacgtggtaaaactaaaaatatatttgaactctacgaatttttctgagttttctagaattttttcaaaatttttggacttCGTTTTTTATCCTAGgacaaagtaaaaatttaaatttttgtacTTGAATCGGACTTGCCCATTTTCTTTTTCCTAATTCTTCTTCTTCGTGCGCCCCCGAAGCCCTCCCTCTCTctcgcgttttctctctcctctctctccctTTGCGCCGACCGCTGCCACTCTGCCCTCCCCCACATGCCGGCGCACCACCTCAGCCCTTCCCCCTCGCTGGTTGCCGCCTGAAGCGCCGAAAAAGTATGCCTAAAGAAGCTTACTCGCGTAGCATGCCGCTTCACCTTCCTGAGCCGATTACAGctaatccggccaccaatcggaccgagtCTTATCCTAAAATACTTTTATACCTctggagctttccatagacaccaagaacaccaaaatccattaagCGTTTGCTCAATTTTTATCTAGGAAGTTTTAGCACATTttaactttcgggctagatttatcgaaaaccgtaaaccccacaaaAAATTCGAGAGTACTGGAGTGCTCCACTCGCCAAGAGCTTCGcagcaatacccatttcaaattttttcgacaccgcttTTTGGTAGGTCCCGCGAGACTTCGCAGtttttttctgagcattaaatgagtttagaaaattccgtaaaaattatatactaacccccgtgttgtgggctttgcaTGGATACCTTTAATCCACGAAAATTCAATAGTTGCTTGGATTTGTAATTTCAGGCTAGGCAGACAGACTATCgaaaaagtctctgaattggGTTGAGGTTATAGGTTActcaccattttcagacgtcctGGACACGTCTCCAGGGTCACAATTGGCATAAGAAAACCCaaaccctcatttttcttaattatctagtgcttgattttgattaaaaatctataaaatatttgtggtaggttagaaaaatataattccttttgcgttagctctataatattgctaaggaccgcggggcaaagttttagaatttttagagctcatttgtatagtttttgcaaaaggggtaattgtagatactaaattataatttttcaaattgtagttgttgactatttggatgggcccaggaggggccatgtgatttcATTAAGTTGTGAATGTGTGGCTTGTGGATATAGAAAtatattttgaacccttttgcaggttgggtaggtcttaggtataggggagactctgccagatttttgaCACTacctagggtgtctttggtcttttccaaGCTTATATCaagttaaatatattaaataattgcaataaaatttgtcaggtgagtcgggacagctTTCCTCCTCCGCTCAGCCACTGTAGTGAccgcggttaagtctgtgagtaaaatattaattttaattataatttcgatattattatatgttcaagcatgcccatgcatcacttataaatatatatctatatagttaaacactagacacgttttatattgcattcataattgacgaagtgccatggatgttgtttgtggt of Hevea brasiliensis isolate MT/VB/25A 57/8 unplaced genomic scaffold, ASM3005281v1 Scaf171, whole genome shotgun sequence contains these proteins:
- the LOC110644173 gene encoding uncharacterized protein LOC110644173, which produces MDCFDDDPFETSSSRDVKVDGVHQLLEEGWFFGKLLTRKPRSSLMLRCYSDPTPNFDQAILAENNPCIGKVVGNSIREPSLLPCIGWREEKIEEKQPTCRQLSDKASVQQPIKPTTCAEGIQENRRSKVITGQPSKHKLLRTPSLPPCIGRKEVEEEEENDDNITMSRLIRQAMSPRHTSKGMIQSSSMPRYSPPRNWKMQTIDTVNANSKQKRNLGCSNQRNIQRSLSNIESQEVQGFKDLGFTFNKQDLNPSEAGILPGLQDEQKKNQDHQDHDKVRRRPHLSKAWHLQKQSCAPPIPIWAPKNSAQEMKAQLKYWARAVASNVR